In Sphingomonas crocodyli, one genomic interval encodes:
- a CDS encoding M28 family peptidase — MANSDVAGRQGLLEILSWARPHDSAVERAFCREYLDPVPGMISDGFGNRIVTIGTRPRVLWSCHIDTVAARGRQQDVKIDAHGIVSLCKGKPGMSLGADDGAGLWIMLNMIAAGRPGLYVFHRGEERGCLGSRWIRRNTPGLLRDIDAAIAFDRAGREDVITHQSYGRTCSDAFAISLAGALNRLNPNFRYAPDDSGVFTDTNEYADLVPECTNLSVGYRGQHGPTETLDIRHCEKLLAAMLRLDPARLVIERDPTIREAENWGYYDRARSDLGNFADAVADHPLLAARMLEECGVAYEDFQLMAWDEDMDDSSGYRPLAAS, encoded by the coding sequence ATGGCCAATTCTGATGTTGCGGGCCGCCAGGGCCTGCTCGAAATCCTGTCGTGGGCGCGTCCCCACGACAGCGCCGTCGAACGCGCCTTCTGCCGCGAATATCTCGATCCTGTCCCCGGCATGATCTCGGACGGCTTCGGCAACCGGATCGTTACGATCGGCACGCGGCCGCGTGTCCTGTGGAGTTGTCACATCGACACCGTTGCGGCCCGCGGCCGACAGCAGGACGTCAAGATAGACGCGCATGGGATAGTGAGCCTGTGCAAGGGCAAGCCCGGTATGTCGCTCGGCGCCGATGACGGTGCCGGGCTCTGGATCATGCTCAATATGATCGCAGCCGGCCGGCCGGGTCTTTATGTCTTTCATCGCGGCGAGGAGCGAGGCTGTCTCGGCTCGCGATGGATCCGGCGCAATACGCCCGGACTGCTGCGTGATATCGACGCGGCCATCGCTTTCGATCGCGCCGGCCGCGAGGATGTGATCACGCATCAAAGCTATGGTCGCACCTGTTCGGACGCCTTCGCGATCAGCCTGGCCGGCGCGCTTAACCGGCTGAACCCCAACTTTCGTTACGCACCCGATGATAGCGGTGTCTTTACCGATACCAATGAATATGCGGACCTCGTTCCCGAATGCACCAACCTGTCGGTCGGCTATCGCGGACAACATGGTCCCACAGAAACGCTCGACATTCGTCACTGCGAGAAATTGCTCGCCGCGATGCTCAGGCTCGATCCGGCGCGGCTTGTGATCGAGCGCGATCCGACAATCCGGGAGGCTGAGAACTGGGGCTATTATGACCGCGCACGGTCCGATCTGGGCAATTTTGCCGACGCGGTCGCCGACCATCCTTTGCTCGCCGCGCGGATGCTCGAGGAGTGCGGCGTGGCCTACGAGGACTTCCAGTTGATGGCGTGGGACGAGGATATGGACGACAGTTCGGGTTATCGACCGCTCGCGGCATCGTGA
- a CDS encoding DUF2493 domain-containing protein encodes MTTSLAAALSALELGHLEPRAQDLVGMAPPPSEALDQTVCAIWSDLFATLSNSSLERDIEDLAWNMVNIFHRIAQRKQATVDRLADDIRLLVAEQDGSEVAATDLEDKIDLARKIEESAGAFERMRDTAARHYLRETGRSWIPASGNRISLGVTSAVVDGRAFLRARRDKIRDANIVHGTPVVFAGGRLSFASDADGRSFADHLLTTLNGVRDRVGDMYLVHGGDMKGVDRLAASWAEQNGIQQVRFGLDAKLGERAGFRRNEQMLSLDPRYVIAFQGNGVLERLVIEAKKRGITVVDRRGPLGTPPSAAH; translated from the coding sequence ATGACCACCTCGCTCGCTGCGGCCCTGTCCGCCCTCGAACTCGGCCATCTCGAACCCCGGGCACAGGACCTGGTCGGGATGGCCCCGCCCCCGTCCGAAGCGCTCGACCAGACCGTCTGCGCGATCTGGAGCGACCTGTTCGCCACGCTCAGCAACAGCTCGCTCGAACGCGACATCGAGGATCTCGCCTGGAACATGGTCAATATCTTCCACCGGATCGCTCAGCGTAAGCAGGCGACCGTTGACCGCCTTGCCGACGACATACGCCTGCTGGTCGCCGAGCAGGACGGCTCCGAGGTCGCGGCCACCGATCTGGAGGACAAGATCGACCTCGCCAGGAAGATTGAGGAATCGGCAGGCGCGTTCGAGCGCATGCGCGACACCGCCGCCCGGCATTATCTGCGCGAGACCGGCCGATCGTGGATTCCGGCGAGCGGCAACCGTATCTCGCTCGGGGTCACCTCGGCGGTTGTCGACGGACGGGCGTTCCTGCGCGCGCGTCGCGACAAGATCCGCGATGCCAATATCGTGCACGGGACCCCGGTGGTGTTCGCAGGCGGACGGCTCAGCTTCGCGTCGGACGCCGACGGCAGGAGCTTCGCCGATCATCTCCTGACCACGCTCAATGGCGTCCGGGACCGGGTTGGCGACATGTATCTGGTCCACGGCGGCGACATGAAGGGTGTCGACCGGCTTGCTGCCTCGTGGGCCGAGCAGAACGGCATTCAGCAGGTGCGCTTCGGGCTTGACGCCAAGCTGGGCGAGCGCGCGGGATTTCGGCGCAACGAGCAGATGCTGTCGCTCGATCCTCGCTACGTGATCGCTTTTCAGGGCAATGGCGTGCTCGAGCGTCTCGTGATCGAGGCGAAGAAGCGTGGGATCACGGTCGTCGATCGTCGGGGACCGCTCGGCACGCCGCCGTCCGCGGCGCACTGA
- a CDS encoding thermonuclease family protein — protein MARCGFLALVALSLLAIPLPVRAVETQGIARAVDGDTLVLGRLRIRLWGIDAPERAQICQTISHTNWPCGAKARTALAGLIARRPVACRSHGRDDYGRMVASCTVGGHDIGGWLVLQGWALDYPRYSGGAHAALERTARAARRNIWAGTMLAPSKWRQQQRQRMAVGTRAGACPFKGNIGAAGKRIVHVPGQRDYAAVKIDPVRGERWFCSLGEAQAAGWRPAVR, from the coding sequence ATGGCGCGTTGCGGTTTCCTGGCTCTTGTCGCTCTTTCCCTCCTTGCGATCCCGCTGCCCGTCCGAGCGGTCGAGACTCAAGGAATTGCGCGGGCGGTCGATGGCGATACCCTCGTGCTCGGTCGACTGCGCATTCGCCTCTGGGGCATCGATGCACCCGAAAGAGCGCAGATCTGCCAGACGATCAGCCACACGAACTGGCCTTGTGGAGCGAAGGCTCGAACGGCGTTAGCTGGCCTGATCGCCAGGCGGCCCGTTGCCTGCCGCTCGCACGGTCGCGACGACTATGGTCGGATGGTCGCGTCCTGCACGGTCGGTGGCCACGATATCGGGGGCTGGCTCGTCCTCCAGGGTTGGGCACTCGACTATCCGCGCTACTCCGGTGGCGCCCATGCCGCCCTCGAGCGGACAGCGCGGGCGGCTCGCCGTAACATCTGGGCAGGCACGATGCTGGCGCCATCCAAATGGCGCCAGCAGCAGCGCCAGCGCATGGCGGTTGGAACACGAGCCGGCGCGTGTCCCTTCAAGGGCAATATCGGCGCTGCAGGCAAGCGGATCGTCCATGTGCCGGGGCAGCGCGATTATGCCGCCGTCAAAATCGATCCGGTGCGCGGCGAACGCTGGTTCTGCTCGCTGGGCGAGGCACAGGCGGCGGGCTGGCGTCCAGCGGTCCGTTAA
- a CDS encoding type II toxin-antitoxin system HipA family toxin, translated as MVRRRTHIPLNVLINGRLVGRLEKEPSGAVSFQYDQSWLDWPHAFAASLSLPLRTAVYRGALVNAVFDNLLPDNANIRRRVAERTGAEGADPYSLLARIGRDCVGAMQFLPDGTDGGADGTIVAEPLSDANIEAILADLAIAPLGIDADQDFRISIAGAQEKTALLRHEGQWLRPLATTPTTHILKPQLGQIPTSTGMVDMTASVDNEHYCLALLRAFGLPVANTEIATFGKRRVLVVERFDRQWRPDGRLLRVPQEDCCQALGIASSQKYQSEGGPGATDILNLLGSSDDPAADQAAFFASQIIFWLIGATDGHAKNFSLFLRPGGGFRLAPFYDVLTAQMAADRDQLTRKNFRLAMAAGDSRHYRLDEVMGRHFVQTARKTRMGPTPIGKVVIDIRAKADIASDIALKAMPADFAEEVHASVSAAIRRRLDRLDTALAELE; from the coding sequence ATGGTGCGCCGCAGGACCCATATTCCGCTCAACGTCCTGATAAACGGACGACTGGTCGGCCGCCTCGAGAAGGAGCCAAGCGGCGCCGTCTCTTTCCAGTATGACCAGAGCTGGCTCGACTGGCCGCACGCCTTTGCAGCCTCTCTGTCATTGCCGTTGCGCACGGCCGTCTATCGTGGGGCACTGGTCAATGCGGTGTTCGACAATCTCCTGCCCGACAATGCCAATATTCGCCGGCGGGTGGCCGAGCGTACCGGCGCCGAAGGCGCCGATCCCTATAGCCTGCTCGCCCGTATCGGCCGTGATTGCGTGGGCGCGATGCAGTTCCTGCCCGACGGCACCGACGGGGGCGCCGACGGCACGATCGTCGCCGAGCCGCTCAGCGACGCGAACATCGAAGCAATCCTCGCCGATCTAGCGATCGCGCCGCTCGGGATCGACGCCGATCAGGATTTCCGCATTTCGATCGCGGGCGCGCAGGAAAAGACCGCACTGCTTCGCCACGAAGGACAATGGTTGCGTCCGCTCGCGACAACGCCAACCACACATATCCTCAAACCCCAGCTCGGACAGATCCCGACATCAACCGGCATGGTCGACATGACCGCGAGCGTCGACAATGAGCATTATTGCCTGGCGTTGCTCAGGGCGTTCGGTCTGCCTGTCGCCAACACCGAAATCGCCACCTTCGGCAAGCGCCGAGTCCTTGTCGTCGAACGCTTCGACCGGCAATGGCGGCCCGATGGCCGGCTCCTGCGCGTGCCACAGGAGGATTGCTGCCAGGCGCTCGGGATCGCATCATCGCAGAAATATCAGAGTGAGGGCGGCCCGGGTGCCACTGACATCCTCAATCTGCTCGGATCGAGCGACGATCCGGCCGCTGACCAGGCCGCGTTCTTCGCCAGTCAGATCATCTTCTGGTTGATCGGCGCGACCGACGGCCATGCCAAGAATTTCAGCCTGTTCCTGCGTCCGGGCGGTGGCTTCCGCCTCGCTCCGTTCTACGACGTGCTAACGGCGCAAATGGCAGCCGATCGGGATCAGTTGACCCGTAAAAACTTCCGTCTGGCGATGGCCGCGGGCGACAGTCGACATTATCGTCTCGATGAGGTGATGGGGCGCCACTTCGTCCAGACCGCACGCAAGACCCGGATGGGCCCGACCCCGATTGGCAAGGTCGTTATCGACATTCGCGCGAAAGCGGACATCGCTTCCGACATCGCGCTCAAAGCCATGCCCGCCGACTTTGCCGAGGAGGTCCATGCGAGCGTCAGCGCCGCCATTAGACGGCGGCTTGACCGTCTCGATACCGCGCTCGCCGAACTCGAATGA
- a CDS encoding helix-turn-helix domain-containing protein, translating into MAQMARSPRQLGTLIQNARLNRDLTQQALASMVGTGQKTVSRIEAGHPGTKLDTLFGILAALDLDLQLGPRNKGEPDLTEIF; encoded by the coding sequence ATGGCGCAGATGGCCCGCTCTCCCCGACAGCTCGGTACCCTCATCCAGAACGCCAGACTGAACCGTGACCTTACCCAACAGGCGCTCGCGTCAATGGTGGGAACGGGCCAGAAAACAGTCTCGCGCATAGAAGCAGGGCATCCCGGAACGAAGCTCGACACATTGTTCGGGATCCTGGCGGCGCTTGACCTCGACCTGCAGCTCGGACCTCGCAACAAGGGCGAACCCGACTTGACCGAAATTTTCTGA
- a CDS encoding RES family NAD+ phosphorylase yields the protein MTPPVAEIRWQPCYRIIPSRFPPIGLFEAVADPDDLDAVYAIEAMTNDRLREEVGELQLVPPEERVSGPGSSPIMAAFTHRNPEGDRFSDGSVGVFYAGLTLDTAIAETRYHRARFLSLTAEPAQEIDMRVYAVDLAADLHDIRALRDSHPELYHRESYGASQALANALRREGADGIVYTSVRHDSGECAAVFRPSRLSNCRQERHLCYVWTGREIGTIYEKRDLS from the coding sequence ATGACCCCGCCCGTCGCCGAGATCCGGTGGCAGCCCTGTTACCGGATCATTCCGAGCCGTTTTCCGCCGATCGGACTGTTCGAAGCGGTCGCCGACCCCGACGATCTCGACGCCGTTTACGCAATCGAGGCGATGACCAATGATCGCCTGCGCGAAGAGGTGGGAGAACTGCAGCTCGTACCACCCGAAGAGCGGGTCTCGGGTCCCGGAAGTTCGCCTATCATGGCCGCCTTCACCCACCGCAATCCCGAGGGCGATCGCTTCAGCGACGGCAGCGTCGGTGTTTTCTACGCCGGCCTTACCCTCGACACGGCCATCGCCGAGACGCGCTACCACCGCGCGCGGTTCCTCAGCCTGACCGCCGAGCCGGCGCAGGAGATCGACATGCGCGTCTACGCGGTCGATCTGGCCGCCGACCTCCATGACATCCGCGCCCTGCGCGACAGCCACCCCGAACTTTATCATCGCGAAAGCTACGGGGCGTCGCAGGCCCTGGCCAACGCACTGCGCCGCGAAGGCGCTGACGGGATCGTCTATACGAGCGTCCGGCACGATAGCGGCGAATGCGCCGCAGTGTTCCGGCCGAGCCGGCTCTCCAATTGCCGGCAGGAACGCCATCTGTGCTATGTGTGGACCGGCCGCGAGATCGGCACGATCTACGAAAAGCGCGATCTTAGCTAG
- a CDS encoding MbcA/ParS/Xre antitoxin family protein, protein MSTQPHPAAPPTRKDLTGPALRTFFRIADVWKLREQEQMNLLGLDSRSTFQAWKRGAVAAIPKDALERISYVLGIYKGLQILLPRSADEWIHKPNQSPVFGGRSALERMTSGNVADLYVVRQYIDAQRS, encoded by the coding sequence ATGAGCACGCAGCCACATCCTGCCGCGCCGCCGACCCGCAAGGATTTGACCGGCCCCGCGTTGCGGACCTTCTTCCGGATTGCCGACGTCTGGAAGCTGCGCGAGCAGGAGCAGATGAACCTGCTGGGTCTCGACAGTCGATCGACGTTCCAGGCTTGGAAGCGCGGCGCGGTCGCAGCGATCCCGAAGGACGCGCTCGAGCGGATTTCCTATGTGCTTGGCATTTATAAGGGTCTCCAGATCCTCTTGCCGCGCAGCGCAGACGAGTGGATTCACAAGCCCAACCAGAGTCCGGTCTTCGGCGGGCGCTCGGCGCTCGAACGGATGACGTCGGGCAATGTCGCCGACCTCTATGTCGTGCGCCAGTATATCGACGCGCAGCGCAGCTGA
- a CDS encoding mobile mystery protein B codes for MWSAMICSRSSLSSSTHLPDQEGAVRACRSVIVPEPQIGIEDAARWTFARRRDVLNERFLRGLHRRMFGDVWRWAGDFSTTARNIGIDAYSIGIELRQLTDDVRFWIDNGSYPAEEIAVRFHHRIVAIHPFPNGNGRLSRLAADLLAVQLGLDRFSWGSANLIEARATRKIHVEALRAADRHDMAPLLTFVRS; via the coding sequence ATGTGGTCAGCGATGATCTGCTCGCGGTCGAGCCTCAGCTCCTCGACGCACTTGCCCGATCAGGAAGGCGCCGTCCGTGCATGCCGGTCTGTCATCGTCCCAGAACCGCAGATCGGCATAGAGGATGCCGCCCGGTGGACGTTCGCGCGCAGGCGTGACGTCCTTAACGAGCGCTTCCTGCGCGGTCTCCACCGCCGGATGTTCGGCGATGTCTGGCGCTGGGCCGGCGACTTCAGCACGACAGCGCGCAACATCGGGATCGATGCCTATAGCATCGGCATCGAGCTGCGGCAGCTGACCGACGATGTCCGCTTCTGGATCGACAACGGCTCCTACCCGGCCGAAGAGATAGCGGTGCGCTTTCACCACCGGATCGTCGCGATCCATCCCTTCCCAAACGGCAATGGCCGCTTGTCGCGCCTGGCGGCCGACTTGCTGGCCGTCCAGCTTGGCCTCGACCGCTTCAGCTGGGGCAGCGCCAACCTTATCGAGGCGCGGGCAACGCGCAAAATCCATGTCGAGGCGCTGCGCGCGGCCGATCGCCACGACATGGCGCCGTTGCTCACCTTCGTTAGATCCTGA
- a CDS encoding single-stranded DNA-binding protein produces MKNLVILAGNVGAEPETRTTGSGANITSFTLATSRPKRDSEGKILKDDDGRTVEDTEWHRITCFNGVAKTVADYVAKGQKVMVQGRLHYTQWTDKDEIKRYGVEILADDVTFLSKGKGTGRAGATEDDIPY; encoded by the coding sequence ATGAAAAATCTCGTCATCCTCGCCGGCAATGTCGGTGCCGAGCCCGAAACCCGCACCACCGGCAGTGGCGCTAATATTACCAGCTTCACCCTCGCGACCTCGCGGCCCAAGCGCGACAGCGAAGGCAAGATCCTCAAGGACGACGACGGCCGGACCGTCGAGGACACCGAATGGCACCGGATTACCTGCTTCAACGGCGTCGCAAAGACCGTCGCGGACTATGTCGCCAAGGGGCAGAAGGTGATGGTCCAGGGCCGCCTCCACTACACCCAGTGGACCGACAAGGATGAGATCAAGCGGTACGGCGTCGAAATCCTCGCCGACGATGTCACCTTCCTTTCCAAGGGCAAGGGGACCGGCCGCGCCGGCGCGACCGAGGACGATATCCCTTACTGA
- a CDS encoding DUF3768 domain-containing protein: MPSPPPPSSDAVPARLARLNDAMRHMITRPGHNRVVMTDAVAQLLGDRSTPAGVDRLRRLFEAVRDFDRFTADNDPYGEHDFGRFELFGEALYWKIDYYDRACGGASPDATNPDVTCRILTIMRVRDY; encoded by the coding sequence ATGCCCTCCCCTCCCCCACCATCCAGTGATGCGGTTCCCGCGCGTCTCGCACGTCTCAACGATGCGATGCGGCATATGATCACCCGCCCCGGTCACAACCGCGTCGTGATGACCGATGCGGTCGCTCAGCTGCTTGGCGATCGTTCGACCCCGGCCGGGGTTGACCGATTGCGGCGACTTTTCGAAGCCGTGCGCGACTTTGATCGCTTCACTGCGGATAATGATCCCTATGGCGAGCACGACTTCGGCCGCTTCGAGCTGTTCGGCGAAGCCTTGTACTGGAAGATCGATTATTATGACCGCGCATGCGGGGGTGCCTCGCCCGACGCGACCAATCCCGACGTGACCTGCCGGATCCTCACAATCATGCGGGTGCGTGATTATTGA
- a CDS encoding stability/partitioning determinant: MSEAPQRRRLLAGLTDAPKAVPAALPEERIAEAAVRHGFSAPPSIEAPPAEALPATITLRRNRHSAGRTEQFNVRLRPDTLEMIYGEANDRNIPLAQVLEEAMAALKAGRG, encoded by the coding sequence ATGAGCGAGGCCCCGCAGCGCCGCCGCCTGCTCGCCGGGCTCACCGATGCCCCCAAGGCGGTGCCCGCCGCGCTTCCCGAAGAGCGCATCGCCGAGGCGGCGGTCCGGCATGGCTTTTCCGCCCCGCCATCGATCGAGGCACCGCCGGCTGAGGCGCTGCCGGCGACGATCACCTTGCGTCGAAACCGTCACTCGGCCGGTCGCACCGAACAGTTCAATGTCCGCCTGCGTCCCGATACGCTCGAGATGATCTACGGCGAGGCCAATGATCGCAACATCCCCCTCGCACAGGTTCTCGAGGAGGCCATGGCCGCTTTGAAGGCTGGTCGGGGCTGA
- a CDS encoding ParA family protein, producing the protein MPVVALASSKGGCGKSTTALILASAFTADGYTVNIIDADRSGRLMKWGSHGGLPDTLSVESADEKTLRGAIEASARKADVTIIDVEGSANMGTALAIGYADVVIVPANPSAPDVEDAVATVALIRDTAGMAKRHIPHALLWSRVPPAIRSREIAALANQVLEGGIPVVGQVIERTAYKSLFSYATTLDRLPAGEVPSLDKAKAEATEVAEAIIALIGSQNAEVAA; encoded by the coding sequence ATGCCTGTCGTCGCGCTAGCATCGAGCAAGGGAGGCTGCGGCAAGTCGACGACCGCGCTGATCCTTGCCAGCGCCTTCACCGCGGATGGCTACACCGTGAATATCATCGACGCCGACCGGTCGGGACGTCTGATGAAGTGGGGCAGCCATGGCGGGCTACCCGACACACTGTCCGTCGAGAGCGCTGATGAAAAGACGCTGCGCGGTGCGATCGAGGCCAGCGCCCGCAAGGCCGACGTCACCATCATCGACGTCGAGGGGAGCGCCAACATGGGGACGGCGCTGGCGATCGGCTATGCCGATGTCGTAATCGTTCCGGCAAACCCCAGCGCTCCCGACGTCGAGGATGCGGTCGCCACGGTGGCGCTGATCCGAGACACCGCAGGAATGGCCAAGCGCCATATCCCGCACGCCCTGTTATGGTCGCGCGTACCGCCTGCGATCCGCTCGCGCGAGATCGCCGCGCTGGCCAACCAAGTTCTCGAGGGCGGGATTCCCGTGGTGGGGCAAGTGATCGAACGCACGGCCTATAAGAGCCTGTTCAGCTATGCGACCACCCTCGACCGGCTGCCAGCGGGTGAAGTGCCCAGCCTCGACAAGGCAAAGGCCGAAGCCACCGAGGTCGCCGAAGCGATCATTGCCCTGATCGGGAGCCAGAACGCCGAGGTGGCGGCATGA
- a CDS encoding integrase produces the protein MARVSMVSVHNRAAKAIRTLDDVVDAVTVRAAGDVLVDRDLIRVAVRAWAPNTIRAFLSDLVIWDDWCRRSALQLSEATPETTAAFIRALAGVDVVAGIEVRAAATIARYLVNIGWAYRMVGIADPTNGPLVSLELKAARRVLGTRQRQARALRFKGDVAELDAPAAGLCITHLLKACRRDLMGDRDRALLLVAYDTGFRRSELVGIDVADIEGPDVSGAGTVELGRSKTDQVGEGAFAYLSPVTMRAILRWRDAGHIDAGALFRRVETHFDGSVRTIGREALHPNSISFIYKRLTVAAWEKGLLGPIGEAERDRLVAAVSSHSIRVGVAQDNVAAGEAMTAIMQAYRWRDPRTVMRYGARLAAKSGAAARMAARMTGAG, from the coding sequence ATGGCGCGTGTCAGCATGGTCTCCGTCCATAACCGGGCGGCAAAAGCAATTCGCACGCTCGACGACGTCGTCGACGCCGTCACGGTTCGCGCGGCCGGTGACGTTCTTGTCGATCGCGATCTGATCCGCGTTGCGGTGCGCGCCTGGGCGCCCAATACAATCCGGGCGTTCCTCTCGGATCTTGTCATCTGGGATGACTGGTGTCGCCGTTCGGCCTTGCAGCTCAGCGAAGCGACGCCGGAGACGACAGCGGCCTTCATTCGCGCGCTGGCCGGGGTGGATGTCGTAGCCGGGATCGAGGTCCGGGCGGCCGCGACGATCGCGCGCTATCTCGTCAACATTGGATGGGCCTATCGGATGGTGGGGATTGCCGATCCGACCAACGGGCCGTTGGTCTCGCTTGAGCTGAAAGCGGCGCGACGCGTGCTGGGCACGCGTCAGCGCCAGGCGAGGGCGCTACGTTTCAAGGGCGACGTGGCAGAGCTCGATGCGCCGGCTGCCGGGCTGTGCATCACTCATCTCCTCAAGGCCTGCCGGCGCGACCTTATGGGCGATCGTGATCGCGCACTGCTGCTCGTCGCTTATGACACCGGCTTTCGTCGCTCGGAGCTGGTCGGAATCGATGTGGCAGACATCGAGGGGCCTGATGTGTCCGGGGCGGGAACGGTGGAGCTCGGTCGCAGCAAGACCGACCAGGTGGGGGAGGGGGCCTTTGCCTATCTTTCGCCGGTGACGATGCGCGCGATCCTCCGCTGGCGAGACGCCGGCCATATCGATGCAGGTGCGCTATTTCGCAGAGTTGAAACGCATTTCGATGGATCGGTGCGCACAATTGGTCGCGAGGCGCTGCATCCCAACAGTATCTCATTCATCTACAAACGTCTCACAGTGGCGGCGTGGGAAAAAGGCCTGTTGGGCCCTATCGGTGAGGCCGAACGCGACCGGCTCGTGGCGGCCGTCTCGAGCCATTCGATCCGCGTTGGGGTTGCACAAGACAATGTCGCGGCGGGTGAGGCGATGACCGCCATCATGCAGGCTTATCGCTGGCGCGACCCGCGCACTGTCATGCGATACGGAGCGCGGCTGGCGGCCAAGAGTGGTGCGGCTGCGCGAATGGCCGCTCGAATGACGGGAGCCGGGTAA
- a CDS encoding mobilization protein, translating to MKVMTSFTFLVPDKDAARFDRLAEGQGGRSALLRRLVLDAVGEGAVAAPLAVSRSLRADQRLEILLTSDEVAAVEAMAARRGMKRSGWLVSLVRRRLHCSPEPAAPDGKALEAIRSELRRIGVSVSHIAEAIQAGEKLPTDVHTSLDALRCEIRSAVNAVGAARRGDLAYWDTPE from the coding sequence ATGAAGGTCATGACCTCGTTCACCTTTCTCGTGCCCGACAAGGACGCGGCCCGGTTCGATCGGCTCGCGGAAGGGCAGGGGGGACGATCCGCTCTCTTGCGGCGTCTCGTGCTTGACGCTGTCGGCGAAGGGGCGGTGGCGGCACCGCTTGCTGTGTCCCGGTCCTTGCGCGCCGATCAGCGGCTGGAGATTTTGCTCACGTCAGACGAGGTGGCTGCGGTCGAGGCGATGGCGGCTCGGCGTGGAATGAAACGAAGTGGCTGGCTTGTGAGCCTGGTGCGCCGACGCCTTCATTGCTCGCCCGAACCCGCGGCGCCCGACGGCAAGGCGCTCGAGGCGATACGCTCCGAGCTTCGCCGGATAGGGGTCAGCGTCAGTCATATCGCCGAGGCAATACAAGCTGGGGAGAAACTCCCGACCGATGTCCACACCAGCCTTGATGCGCTTCGGTGCGAGATCCGATCGGCTGTCAACGCGGTGGGGGCGGCCCGGCGTGGTGATCTTGCCTATTGGGACACACCTGAATGA
- a CDS encoding relaxase/mobilization nuclease domain-containing protein — protein MTQPADPSFPVASLDRIWRAPSGGRRVLDPRASVRVPSVSSIDAARAKLRRIVERVPQVMVKVSGRQQGADHVTAHFAYIGRHGDLEVETEDGERLRDPRELADRAAEWDHEDGSARANGSTSISMVLSMPAGTDAMTVLAAARAFARVELEGRHRYMLALHDDTDHPHVHVTVAVAPCELGGARFNPRKADLHRMRETFAHELRERGIEADATPRRARGITRRTDNVSLLKLKQRYAMTGGLIEVDEAARRAGRNFAASGELTPWERAAIVKQQQVKKAYGRVADQLAGLPDESDRALGRALRAYVDAMPAPFSRRLELAAHHARDVQRYGGDTAAAGLGMFRQAPSPVKGPQSKSRGARDRD, from the coding sequence ATGACGCAGCCGGCCGACCCGTCCTTCCCGGTCGCCTCGCTCGATCGCATCTGGCGCGCACCGTCGGGTGGACGGCGCGTCCTCGATCCCAGGGCGTCGGTTCGCGTGCCTTCGGTATCATCGATTGATGCTGCGCGCGCAAAGCTGCGCCGGATCGTCGAGCGGGTCCCCCAGGTGATGGTGAAGGTGTCGGGACGCCAGCAGGGGGCTGATCATGTCACGGCACATTTCGCCTATATCGGCCGGCACGGCGACCTTGAGGTCGAGACCGAAGATGGAGAGCGGCTGCGTGATCCGCGCGAACTGGCCGATCGTGCGGCGGAATGGGATCATGAGGATGGATCGGCGCGTGCGAATGGATCCACCTCGATCTCGATGGTCCTGTCGATGCCCGCCGGCACCGACGCGATGACGGTGCTTGCGGCCGCACGAGCCTTTGCGCGGGTCGAGCTTGAGGGGCGGCATCGCTATATGCTCGCGCTCCATGACGACACTGACCACCCGCATGTCCATGTGACCGTCGCAGTTGCGCCTTGCGAGTTGGGCGGGGCACGCTTCAATCCTCGCAAGGCCGACCTCCATCGCATGCGCGAGACCTTCGCACACGAGTTGCGCGAACGCGGCATCGAGGCGGACGCGACCCCGCGACGCGCGCGGGGCATCACCCGCCGCACCGACAACGTGTCGCTTCTCAAGCTTAAACAGCGCTACGCGATGACGGGCGGCTTGATCGAGGTGGATGAGGCCGCGCGCCGTGCCGGGCGCAATTTCGCGGCGTCGGGTGAACTTACGCCTTGGGAGCGCGCCGCGATCGTGAAGCAGCAGCAGGTGAAAAAGGCTTATGGCCGGGTTGCCGATCAGCTCGCAGGCCTGCCTGACGAAAGCGATCGAGCACTCGGCCGAGCACTCCGGGCCTATGTCGATGCCATGCCGGCGCCCTTCAGCCGACGCCTCGAACTCGCCGCACACCATGCGCGTGATGTGCAGCGCTATGGCGGCGACACCGCCGCGGCGGGGCTTGGGATGTTCCGGCAAGCTCCCTCACCGGTCAAAGGGCCGCAATCGAAGTCTCGTGGAGCGCGCGACCGCGATTGA